The region CCTCCGCCTCGAACTTCTTGTGCGGCGTGATCGATGCCGGCTTCGCAAGCACCTGTCCGCGCTCGATGTCCTCGCGCTCGATGCCACGGAGCAAGCAGCCGACGTTGTCGCCGGCTTCGCCCTGGTCCAACGTCTTCTGGAACATCTCGACGCCGGTGACGGTCGTCTTGCGCGTGTCGCCGAAGCCCACGATCTCGATCTCGTCGCCGACCTTGACGATGCCGCGCTCGACGCGTCCGGTCACGACGGTGCCACGCCCCTTGATGCCGAAGACGTCTTCGATCGGCATGAGGAACGGCTTGTCGCGCGGGCGCTCCGGCGTCGGGATGTACTCATCGACGGCCTTCATGAGCGCGTTGATGCTCTCGTATGCGGGGTCGTTCGGGTCGGTGCTCGTCGAGTTGAGCGCCGCCAGCGCGGAGCCGCGGATGATCGGGATCTCTTCACCCGGGAAGCCCTGCTTGGTGAGCAGTTCGCGCAATTCCAGTTCGACCAGGTCGAGCAGTTCCGGGTCGTCCATCTGGTCGACCTTGTTCAGGTACACGACCATGCTCGGCACTTCGACCTGGCGTGCGAGCAGGATGTGCTCGCGCGTCTGCGGCATCGGGCCTTCCGGCGCGGCGACGACAAGGATCGCGCCGTCCATCTGCGCGGCGCCCGTGATCATGTTCTTGATGTAGTCGGCGTGGCCGGGACAGTCGACGTGCGCGTAATGACGCTGCTGCGTCTCGTACTCGACGTGCGCGATGGCGATCGTGATGCCGCGTGCCCGCTCTTCCGGCGCGTTATCGATGCTGCCGAACTCACGGAAGCTGGCAAGCTTGCTCATCGCGAGCACCTTGGTGATCGCCGCGGTCAAGCTGGTCTTGCCATGGTCGACGTGACCAATCGTGCCGACGTTTACGTGCGGCTTGTTTCTGTCGAATTTCTTCTTCGCCATCTCGGGCTACTCCTCCTGCGGCCCCGGCCACGGGGCATGGTCCTGGTCCGGGAAATCCGGATCACACTGTATGCCGGAACGGCCGGCGTTCCGTGTTCGTGATACCTGTCCGCCTCCGGCGGACGCGTTTCTGCTGGAGCCCACAATCGGATTCGAACCGATGACCTCACCCTTACCAAGGGTGTGCTCTGCCAACTGAGCTATGTGGGCAGATCGGCACGATGTGGTTCCTCGGCGGGCGGGTGAGAATCCCGTCTGCCAACCCACCAATGGGGACCCGGATCTGGAGCCCGAGAGGGGATTCGAACCCACTAACCTACCGATTACAAATCGGTTGCGCTGCCATTGCGCCACTCGGGCACGACGCCCCTTCTCGCGTCCGGACGGCCCGGGCGCCCAAGTAGGCTGGTTGTAAATCTGCCTGACAAAAATAGGCCCCGCCACGTGGCGGGTTTCGCGGCCCAGTATAGGAATCCAGATTCGGACAAGTCAAGGAATTGGGGCGCGGCGCCGACTTGTCGGTCATTCGCCGCTCGGCTGGGAACGAGCGCCATACGCCGCTCGACCCGTCTTTCAGTCTATCAGTCTTTCAGCCGGAGCTTGGCTCAGCGGTGGTGTCGTCCTAGCGCGATCGCGGTGGTAGCGGCGCCGACCGCAGCGAGAGCCAGCAGCGCCAGTGCCATGCTCGGTGCGCCTGTGCTGGAGCCGCCCGATCCGGTATCTGGCAGGGCCGGCGGACCCTCGATCACTCGCGTCGGCTGGATCGCCGGCACGCCGGCAGTCGGCGTGGCGAACGCTTGCGCACAGTCGAAAGCGACAACGAGGCTCGCAGCGTCGCCGGCGAGGTCAAGCGCGGTGGCGTACACGTCGATGCTCAGCGAACCCTGGAATGGCGGCATCGTGCAATCGACGCGCGCCACGTCCGGTATGACGATGCTCGTCGAATCGGCCGGCAGCGAGAAGCTGTTCTGGCGCTCGTTGAGTCGAATCACCACCTGATATTCGTCCTCGCCAATGGCGTTGTCCGTCCAACTGATGACCGCATCGCCATCGAACCGGAGGTCGGTGGGCGCCGCGAGTTGCGCGCCTTCGGCGGTCGGACTCGCGACGGGCGTCGGCGTCTCATCGCCCGCCACTACAGGTGCCGCCACGCCGATCGCGACGAGCAGCGACGCGCCGGCAGTACAGATCACGCGTAACATGTCGCCTCCTGATGCCAGGGTGTGCGTACGTTGAACGATCGACCGGGCCGCGAGGTTAACCTGCTCAACGTGACAATAGGGTCCAGCGACCAGCGACCAGCGACCAGCGACCAGCGACCAGCGACCAGCGACCAGCGACCAGATTATTCCATCGTCGACAGGAGCATGCGCGCTTCGATCGTGTCGTGACGCGGCGTCCGTGATTCGCGCATCAGCGGCGCGCCCGTAGCCGAGGCGTAATAGTCGTACACACACATCATGTACAGGCGGCTCATCAGCGCCAGCCGCTGGAACCGCGGCGCGCCGCCCAGCGCGTGCCGCGAGAGCCCGACGCGCACCGTCCGCGCATCGAAGTCGACCGCTTCGATCGACTGCGGAAGCACGAGCACCGGCTTCTTGCCGATGAACAGTTCCACTTCAGCCTCGATGTGGCAGACCGCCCACGTCCCGTCATCGACGACGAAGTCACGCACGCGGCCCGCCGCTCCTTCACGCGCGCACAGTCGATACGCGCGTACCGAGCGGACGCTCCGCAAGTGCGGGTCGGCGGCCATCACGCGCTGCGCTTCTTCGAGCAATTGGCGGTCGTCAGGCTGGATGCCGAGCTGGGCGCCCACCCGCCGCGATAGCGAAGCCCCATGTTGCAGGTCGCGCCGCTGTTCGCCGACGGTCAGCTGACTGCTGGCAGCGGTCCGCTCGCGGGCTTCCGCCCGCGTGAGCCATACGTGCAGGCGCGGGACTGTGCAGTCTGACTGTTGGATGTCAGCGGGCTCGATGAGCACGTACGAACGGCGGAACGGCAATCCCACCTGCACCACGACGTAGCGCACACGCCAGTCCTGATCGTCAAAGTACAGGTCTTCGATCGTGCCGAGCCGCCCATCGCACGCGTCGATGGCCTGTCCGAGCAGCGCGCTTGCTTCACGAAGCATCGTCGCCTCCCCGTGTCACTGGCGGATTCGCGAGGAGGAGCGCCGAGCACGGGATACCTGCCGGCTGTCACGGAATCCACCGCTTCCCACATGCCTGCGAGGCTAGCTGTCGGGGTCGGCCGGAGAAGTTGGCCTACTTGCTATGCGAGATGCACCCCATGGCAGTTGGTTCCCCGCCCCGCCGTGCGGCGAGTTCGGCAGGATCGGAGCGTACGCGGGCGTGGCGCGCAGCCGGCTAAACAACACAATGCGGGCATTGCAGATCGATTGCAGCAGCCGCGCTGTCCGGGATTATGTTGTCGACCGCTTCGTGATCGTCACCGGGCCCCACTCGCCGATCAGCCCCTGGCCGTGGCAGGATGCGCTCTCGCCGTTAACGATGTCTTTCTCCGTCATCAGCCCGAGCGCGATGATGAACTGGCCCATCTTCGGCACGTTGACTTCGTGGTTGACGCGCTCGCCATCGACAGAGAAGAACAGTTCATCGGACCCGTGGTTGTACGTCATCGCATAGCGATGCATCCGCTGCTCGCCATTCGGCAACGGCTGCTCCTTGAACATCGCGAAGAACTTCTGGCCCGCACCCTCCGGCTCCGGCGATCCCGGGAACGGCAAGCGCGCGTAGACGGTGGCGAAGCACTCGTTCGACACGAAGAAATCGACCGCCATGCCGGTCGTGAAGTCGAGGAGATTCACGGAGACGAACCCGTCGTAGAAGTCGTTCGCAACGCCGTTGAGCTTCTGTGCGCGGATGTCGAGTTCGACCGTGATCTCGCCGCCCGACGGCACGGCGAATGTCTCGCGCGAGAAATACATGTGCTTGGCGTTGTCGAGGATCTGCACGGCGCCGTTCCCGCGCGTCAGCGGGACCGCCGCGACACGCATGACGCCGTTCTGGACGATGACGACGGCATCGGGCTCGCGGAACTCCCAGCCGGGGAACCCGCCGATCACCCACAGACTCTCGGGTTTCATCAGGTCGGCGTAGCCGCCGTACACCTGCGTCGTCGTGCCGCGGTCCGTCTCGGTGGTCATGTGCGTGCCTCCGTCGCGTGATTCGGCTTCAGGCTAGATCGTCGCGCTGTTCGGGGGAATCCGCACCGGTGATTTGGATCCGCTCGAATGTGCG is a window of Dehalococcoidia bacterium DNA encoding:
- a CDS encoding PRC-barrel domain-containing protein, with protein sequence MLREASALLGQAIDACDGRLGTIEDLYFDDQDWRVRYVVVQVGLPFRRSYVLIEPADIQQSDCTVPRLHVWLTRAEARERTAASSQLTVGEQRRDLQHGASLSRRVGAQLGIQPDDRQLLEEAQRVMAADPHLRSVRSVRAYRLCAREGAAGRVRDFVVDDGTWAVCHIEAEVELFIGKKPVLVLPQSIEAVDFDARTVRVGLSRHALGGAPRFQRLALMSRLYMMCVYDYYASATGAPLMRESRTPRHDTIEARMLLSTME
- the tuf gene encoding elongation factor Tu yields the protein MAKKKFDRNKPHVNVGTIGHVDHGKTSLTAAITKVLAMSKLASFREFGSIDNAPEERARGITIAIAHVEYETQQRHYAHVDCPGHADYIKNMITGAAQMDGAILVVAAPEGPMPQTREHILLARQVEVPSMVVYLNKVDQMDDPELLDLVELELRELLTKQGFPGEEIPIIRGSALAALNSTSTDPNDPAYESINALMKAVDEYIPTPERPRDKPFLMPIEDVFGIKGRGTVVTGRVERGIVKVGDEIEIVGFGDTRKTTVTGVEMFQKTLDQGEAGDNVGCLLRGIEREDIERGQVLAKPASITPHKKFEAEVYVLSKDEGGRHTPFLPGYRPQFYIRTTDVTGTIGLPEGVEMVMPGDNVKMTVELITPVAVEDALRFAIREGGRTVGAGAVTKILE
- a CDS encoding DUF6081 family protein, producing MTTETDRGTTTQVYGGYADLMKPESLWVIGGFPGWEFREPDAVVIVQNGVMRVAAVPLTRGNGAVQILDNAKHMYFSRETFAVPSGGEITVELDIRAQKLNGVANDFYDGFVSVNLLDFTTGMAVDFFVSNECFATVYARLPFPGSPEPEGAGQKFFAMFKEQPLPNGEQRMHRYAMTYNHGSDELFFSVDGERVNHEVNVPKMGQFIIALGLMTEKDIVNGESASCHGQGLIGEWGPVTITKRSTT